The Arachis duranensis cultivar V14167 chromosome 2, aradu.V14167.gnm2.J7QH, whole genome shotgun sequence genome has a window encoding:
- the LOC107474333 gene encoding pentatricopeptide repeat-containing protein At5g04810, chloroplastic (The sequence of the model RefSeq protein was modified relative to this genomic sequence to represent the inferred CDS: added 114 bases not found in genome assembly): MPYTMMEAFSLSTSHFAPPPFSSSTLLAGNYHPSSAISFSVKPPPDSNNSATSTSGNFRRPSKPLKTSKPSSNHKPRSNSNPLKNKNPFSTPSRSLTDKLWLTSKLSPPPPPPPPPPPPPDEEEQVEDSEMEEDCRESHDSPATAGTPFREPGKIFIGNLPGWVKKQEIAEFFRQFGAIKSVILIKGHNDTERNAGFAFVNYEGVVEKAENSAMKAVEFDGVEFHGRVLTVKLDDGRRMRDKTRERARWLEGSDDKDYRSEWHEDRDGSRKEFRKVLETEPENWQAVVRAFERIKKPARKEYGLMVKFYARRGDMHHARQTFESMRARGIEPSSHVYSSLIHAYAVGRDMEEALLCVRKMKEEGIEMSLVTYSIIVGGFAKVGNADAADHWFKEAKERLSSLNAIIYGNIIYAHCQSSNMDRAEDLVREMEEQGIDARIDIYHTMMDGYTMVGNEKKCLVVFDRLKECGFSPSVITFGCLINLYTKIGKVSKALEISKMMKMAGIKHNMKTYSMLINGFLKLKDWANAFAVFEDLTKDGLKPDVVLYNNIVKAFCGMGNMDRAITIIKQMQRERHRPTTRTFLPIIHGFARAGEMRRALEIFDMMRRSGCIPTVHTYNALILGLVEKRQMEKAIGILDEMNLAGVNPNEHTYTTLMHGYASLGDTEKAFQYFTKLKNEGLEIDVYTYEALLKACCKSGRMQSALAVTKEMSAKKIPRNTFVYNILIDGWARRGDIWEAADLMQQMRDEGVQPDIHTYTSFINACCKAGDVQKATQVVQEMETSGIKPNLKTYTTLIHGWARASFPEKALRCFEEMKMAGLKPDKAVYHCLMTSLLSRATFAQEYIYKGLLSICREMIESEITVDMGTAVHWSRCLRKIERTGGELTEALEKTFPPDWTSHHVLDINCGTKTAEPESFYDSHDDDSGADDNIY; this comes from the exons ATGCCATATACGATGATGGAAGCTTTCTCACTCTCCACCTCACACTTCGCTCCTCCTCCCTTCTCCTCCTCCACCCTTCTCGCTGGCAACTACCACCCTTCCTCCGCTATATCCTTCTCCGTCAAACCCCCGCCGGACTCAAACAATTCTGCTACTTCAACCTCCGGCAACTTCCGCCGCCCCTCCAAACCCCTTAAAACATCCAAACCTTCCTCAAACCATAAACCCCGATCAAATTCAAACCCTCTCAAGAACAAGAACCCCTTCAGTACCCCCTCCCGTTCCCTTACAGACAAGCTCTGGCTAACAAGCAAACTCTCTCCTCCTCCACCTCCTCCTCCGCCCCCTCCTCCGCCGCCCGACGAAGAAGAACAAGTCGAGGACTCGGAAATGGAGGAGGATTGCAGAGAAAGTCATGACTCGCCTGCCACGGCGGGGACTCCGTTTCGGGAGCCGGGGAAAATTTTCATCGGGAACTTGCCCGGTTGGGTCAAGAAACAAGAAATTGCGGAGTTTTTTCGGCAATTCGGGGCGATAAAGAGCGTGATATTGATCAAGGGTCACAACGACACGGAGCGGAATGCGGGATTTGCGTTTGTGAATTATGAGGGCGTGGTAGAGAAGGCTGAGAATTCGGCGATGAAAGCAGTGGAATTCGACGGTGTGGAGTTCCACGGGAGGGTCTTGACGGTGAAATTGGATGATGGGAGGAGGATGAGGGACAAGACTCGAGAGAGGGCGAGATGGTTGGAAGGGAGTGATGATAAGGATTATCGGTCCGAGTGGCACGAAGACAGGGACGGCTCGAGGAAGGAGTTCAGGAAGGTTCTGGAGACCGAGCCGGAGAATTGGCAGGCGGTTGTTCGGGCTTTCGAGAGAATCAAGAAG CCAGCTAGAAAAGAATATGGCTTGATGGTTAAATTTTATGCGAGGCGAGGGGACATGCATCATGCACGTCAAACATTCGAGAGTATGCGAGCCAGAGGAATTGAACCATCTTCTCATGTATATAGTAG TCTTATTCATGCATATGCAGTTGGAAGAGACATGGAAGAGGCTTTACTTTGTGTAAGAAAGATGAAGGAAGAGGGCATTGAAATGAGCTTAGTGACATACAGTATAATTGTGGGGGGATTTGCTAAAGTAGGCAATGCTGA TGCTGCAGATCACTGGTTTAAGGAGGCCAAAGAGAGGCTTTCATCTTTAAATGCCATCATTTATGGGAACATAATTTATGCACACTG TCAAAGTAGCAATATGGATCGAGCTGAAGACTTGGTGAGGGAAATGGAAGAACAGGGCATTGATGCTCGCATCGACATATATCATACCATGATGGATGGGTATACAATGGTtggcaatgaaaaaaaatgcttGGTCGTGTTTGACAGACTAAAG GAATGTGGTTTCTCTCCCTCAGTTATCACCTTTGGCTGTCTCATAAATCTTTACACCAAG ataGGAAAAGTTTCTAAAGCATTGGAGATTAGCAAAATGATGAAAATGGCTGGCATAAAACATAACATGAAGACGTACTCTATGCTGATCAATGGATTCTTGAAGTTAAAAGATTGGGCTAATGCATTTGCCGTTTTCGAAGACCTTACTAAAGATGGTTTGAAACCTGATGTTGTTTTGTATAACAACATTGTAAAAGCCTTTTGTGGGATGGGTAATATGGATCGTGCCATTACTATCATTAAGCAAATGCAAAGGGAGAGGCATAGACCAACAACCCGCACATTTTTACCCATTATACATGGCTTTGCAAGAGCCGGGGAGATGAGGAGAGCCCTGGAGATTTTCGATATGATGAGGAGGAGTGGCTGCATCCCCACTGTACACACTTATAATGCTCTTATTCTTGGCCTTGTTGAGAAGCGTCAG ATGGAAAAGGCTATAGGGATATTGGATGAAATGAATTTGGCAGGTGTTAACCCAAATGAGCATACCTATACAACTCTTATGCATGGTTATGCTTCACTGGGTGATACTGAAAAGGCCTTTCAGTACTTcacaaaattgaagaatgagGGCTTGGAGATTGATGTATATACTTATGAGGCATTGTTGAAGGCATGTTGTAAGTCAGGCCGAATGCAGAGTGCCCTAGCAGTCACAAAAGAAATGAGTGCAAAGAAGATTCCTAGAAATACTTTTGTCTATAACATACTAATTGATGG ATGGGCTCGGAGAGGCGATATTTGGGAGGCAGCAGACCTGATGCAACAAATGAGAGATGAAGGGGTGCAACCTGACATCCATACTTACACATCTTTTATAAATGCTTGCTGTAAAGCTGGTGATGTGCAG AAAGCCACACAGGTTGTTCAAGAAATGGAAACATCTGGCATAAAACCAAATCTCAAAACCTACACTACCCTAATACATGGATGGGCACGTGCCTCTTTCCCAGAAAAGGCTTTGAGATGCTTTGAAGAGATGAAGATGGCCGGATTGAAGCCAGACAAAGCAGTGTACCATTGTCTTATGACATCACTGCTATCGAGAGCCACCTTTGCTCAAGAATACATTTACAAGGGACTCTTGTCTATATGTAGAGAGATGATAGAGTCGGAGATAACCGTAGATATGGGAACTGCAGTCCACTGGTCGAGATGTTTACGAAAGATTGAGAGGACAGGAGGGGAATTAACAGAGGCCCTTGAAAAGACCTTCCCT